The following are from one region of the Amylibacter sp. IMCC11727 genome:
- a CDS encoding MBL fold metallo-hydrolase, translated as MTPKFTNTATVSTRERLVLRGGRWQEFLPLRVRVGILERPEGIVLIDAGYSAESITALGRSRSLRAYAWALKPELLPEGNPTTALARLGYTPDDVTAVIITHFHVDHVSCLARFPQARLIADAATYATVMGRSHWANMHRGIFPELLPADMTERLDDTAQKPTVDAPLGLGPARDIFGDQSVLAVELPGHAEGHFGLCFNGEDRPLLYATDTQWVTSALHSRSPRFPASLVAEDRAAHMESTARVAAFADAGGTVLLCHDPDVTRYDLEYPK; from the coding sequence ATGACGCCGAAGTTTACGAATACGGCAACCGTTTCAACACGGGAGCGATTGGTTCTGCGCGGCGGTCGCTGGCAGGAGTTTCTGCCTTTGCGCGTGCGGGTTGGTATCCTTGAACGGCCCGAAGGCATTGTGTTGATTGATGCGGGCTATAGTGCGGAATCCATCACTGCGCTTGGGCGCTCACGCAGTTTGCGCGCCTATGCTTGGGCGCTTAAACCCGAATTATTGCCAGAGGGTAACCCGACCACCGCGCTGGCACGTTTGGGGTATACACCTGATGATGTAACGGCGGTGATCATAACGCATTTCCATGTGGATCACGTGTCTTGTCTAGCGCGATTTCCACAGGCGCGGTTGATTGCGGATGCGGCCACCTATGCCACTGTGATGGGGCGGAGCCATTGGGCCAACATGCACCGAGGCATTTTCCCTGAATTGCTGCCAGCAGATATGACGGAACGGTTGGACGATACAGCGCAAAAGCCGACGGTGGATGCGCCCCTTGGGTTGGGCCCAGCGCGGGATATTTTCGGGGATCAAAGCGTTTTGGCTGTTGAATTGCCAGGCCACGCGGAGGGGCATTTCGGCCTGTGCTTTAATGGCGAAGATCGCCCCTTACTATATGCCACGGATACACAATGGGTGACATCGGCGCTGCATAGCAGGTCACCCCGCTTTCCCGCCAGTTTGGTGGCTGAGGATCGCGCAGCCCACATGGAAAGCACGGCACGGGTCGCAGCCTTTGCCGATGCGGGTGGTACGGTTCTGCTGTGCCATGATCCTGATGTGACCCGATATGATTTGGAATACCCCAAATGA